The Microbacterium sp. SORGH_AS_0862 genome has a segment encoding these proteins:
- the pflA gene encoding pyruvate formate-lyase-activating protein codes for MTVLLGTPLPRDAVQLDAPVEEAGTTRRGGAGLHGLDVADIDRAGRLAAMRTGELGSVHSWELVTAVDGPGTRLTLFLNGCPLRCLYCQNPDTFAMKDGVPVTADAVLERLRRYLGVFRATGGGLTISGGEVLMQPAFAARLVRGAKAMGIHTALDTSGYLGAHATDELLADTDLVLLDVKSGDPDTYRRVTGRELEPTLEFGERLARRGDVEVWVRFVLVPGLTDDVDNVAAVARYAASLNEIRPGTVTRVEVLPFHQMGRDKWHELGRTYPLEDTPAPEKELIERVRGQFAAEGLTVY; via the coding sequence ATGACCGTGCTGCTGGGCACGCCGCTCCCCCGGGATGCGGTGCAGCTCGACGCTCCGGTCGAGGAGGCCGGCACCACCCGTCGCGGTGGTGCCGGCCTCCACGGCCTCGACGTCGCCGATATCGACCGCGCCGGACGCCTCGCCGCGATGCGCACCGGCGAGCTCGGCTCCGTGCACTCGTGGGAGCTCGTCACGGCGGTCGACGGCCCCGGAACGCGCCTGACCCTCTTCCTCAACGGCTGTCCACTGCGGTGCCTGTACTGCCAGAACCCGGACACGTTCGCCATGAAGGACGGCGTCCCGGTGACGGCGGATGCGGTTCTGGAGCGCCTCCGCCGTTATCTCGGCGTCTTCCGCGCCACCGGTGGGGGTCTCACGATCTCCGGAGGCGAGGTGCTCATGCAGCCCGCCTTCGCGGCCCGGTTGGTCCGCGGCGCCAAGGCGATGGGTATCCACACAGCGCTCGACACGTCCGGCTACCTGGGGGCGCACGCCACCGACGAGCTTCTCGCCGACACCGACCTGGTCCTGCTGGACGTGAAGTCCGGCGACCCCGACACGTACCGCCGTGTCACAGGCCGCGAGCTCGAGCCGACCCTCGAGTTCGGCGAGCGCCTGGCGCGCCGCGGCGACGTCGAGGTGTGGGTCCGCTTTGTCCTCGTCCCCGGTCTGACCGACGACGTCGACAACGTCGCCGCGGTCGCCCGCTACGCCGCATCTCTGAACGAGATCCGCCCCGGCACCGTGACCCGTGTCGAGGTGCTGCCCTTCCACCAGATGGGTCGCGACAAGTGGCACGAGCTGGGACGTACCTATCCCCTGGAAGACACTCCCGCGCCCGAGAAGGAGCTCATCGAACGCGTGCGCGGACAGTTCGCGGCGGAAGGGCTGACGGTCTACTGA
- the dxr gene encoding 1-deoxy-D-xylulose-5-phosphate reductoisomerase: MRRVVVLGSTGSIGTQALEVIRNNPDRFRVVGLAAGTDRAGLEAQAAEFGVADTALGAAEAESLVRGVDADVVLNGITGSVGLGPTLAALEEGRTLALANKESLIVGGELVTALAAPGQIVPVDSEHSAIAQALRSGRPSEVRRLVLTASGGPFRGRTREQLAAATPAEALAHPTWDMGRVVTTNSASLVNKGLEVIEAHLLFGVPYAQIDVVVHPQSIVHSMVEFVDGSTIAQASPPDMRLPISLGLDWPHRVSGVGAPLDFTRASTWTFEPLDEAAFPAVALAKSVGEAGRTYPAVFNAANEQAVDAFHEGRIGFLDILDIVRRVVDAHEAPATLSREGLADAESWARRTADAAVAASGQ, translated from the coding sequence GTGCGGCGCGTCGTCGTCCTCGGCTCCACCGGGTCGATCGGCACCCAGGCGCTGGAGGTGATCCGGAACAATCCGGACCGCTTCCGCGTCGTCGGTCTGGCCGCGGGCACCGACCGCGCGGGTCTCGAGGCGCAGGCGGCGGAGTTCGGCGTCGCCGACACGGCGCTCGGAGCCGCCGAGGCGGAGTCGCTCGTCCGAGGCGTGGACGCCGATGTCGTCCTCAACGGCATCACGGGCTCTGTCGGGCTCGGTCCCACCCTGGCCGCCCTCGAGGAGGGGCGCACGCTGGCGCTCGCGAACAAGGAGTCGCTCATCGTCGGCGGCGAGCTGGTGACCGCGCTGGCTGCGCCGGGACAGATCGTCCCCGTGGATTCCGAGCACTCGGCGATCGCGCAGGCCCTGCGGTCGGGAAGGCCCTCCGAGGTGCGCCGGCTCGTGCTCACCGCATCCGGCGGACCGTTCCGTGGACGTACCCGTGAGCAGCTCGCCGCGGCCACGCCGGCCGAGGCTCTCGCCCACCCGACGTGGGACATGGGGCGCGTGGTGACCACCAACTCGGCGAGCCTCGTGAACAAGGGACTCGAGGTCATCGAGGCCCATCTGCTGTTCGGGGTCCCCTACGCGCAGATCGACGTGGTCGTGCATCCGCAGTCGATCGTGCACTCAATGGTCGAGTTCGTGGACGGATCCACGATCGCGCAGGCGTCGCCCCCGGACATGCGCCTGCCCATCTCGCTGGGGCTCGACTGGCCGCACCGCGTGAGCGGGGTCGGGGCGCCCCTCGACTTCACCCGTGCGTCGACCTGGACGTTCGAGCCGCTCGACGAGGCGGCGTTCCCGGCAGTCGCCCTCGCCAAGAGCGTGGGCGAGGCGGGACGCACGTATCCCGCCGTGTTCAACGCGGCCAACGAGCAGGCGGTCGATGCGTTCCACGAGGGACGGATCGGATTCCTGGACATCCTCGACATCGTCCGCCGCGTCGTCGACGCGCACGAGGCCCCCGCAACGCTGAGTCGCGAGGGCCTGGCCGATGCGGAGAGCTGGGCGCGCCGTACGGCGGATGCGGCTGTGGCGGCGTCCGGTCAGTAG